Proteins co-encoded in one Bacillus sp. FSL H8-0547 genomic window:
- a CDS encoding YihY/virulence factor BrkB family protein, with translation MIKELIKRIQLHETGDQAAVLSHFFLLSLFPLLIFLVALLPYLQIETATIVDVIKQYAPAEAGSMLTDHLTGLINEPNGGLLSFGLLAALWSASNATNALIRSLNKAFIVEETRPFWKIRLQAIIMTVGLVLTFALTLVLPIFGSAIIEFVGNYFSVVSENEIFLNVLRFIISFFMMCAVLMVLYYLAPNEDMTLKSVYFGAIVATVIWQVISLGFAFYVSQFGNYNATYGSIGGVIVLIMWLYLSGFAILIGGEINAIKACEKNGKKCV, from the coding sequence ATGATAAAAGAACTGATAAAACGCATTCAGCTGCATGAAACTGGGGATCAGGCAGCCGTCCTGTCCCATTTCTTCCTGCTCTCATTATTTCCGCTGCTGATTTTTCTTGTAGCACTGCTTCCATACCTGCAGATTGAGACAGCGACAATCGTGGACGTTATTAAGCAATATGCCCCGGCTGAGGCGGGATCCATGCTGACGGACCACTTGACCGGTCTGATAAATGAGCCAAACGGGGGCCTGCTTTCATTCGGACTTCTAGCGGCCCTCTGGTCTGCTTCTAATGCTACCAACGCCTTAATCCGTTCACTGAACAAAGCGTTTATTGTCGAGGAAACGAGGCCGTTCTGGAAAATCCGCCTCCAGGCCATCATTATGACGGTGGGACTTGTCCTGACGTTTGCGCTGACACTTGTCCTCCCGATCTTCGGAAGTGCCATTATAGAATTTGTCGGCAACTACTTTTCTGTCGTGAGCGAAAATGAGATTTTCTTAAACGTCCTGAGATTCATTATTTCATTTTTCATGATGTGTGCGGTGCTGATGGTTCTCTACTATCTTGCACCTAATGAGGATATGACATTGAAAAGTGTGTACTTCGGAGCTATCGTCGCCACTGTCATCTGGCAAGTGATTTCTCTCGGATTTGCCTTTTATGTTTCGCAGTTCGGGAATTATAATGCTACATACGGAAGTATCGGGGGCGTCATCGTGCTGATCATGTGGCTGTATTTATCAGGCTTTGCCATCCTGATCGGAGGAGAAATCAATGCAATTAAAGCCTGTGAGAAGAATGGGAAAAAGTGTGTTTAA
- a CDS encoding phosphatase PAP2 family protein, with protein sequence MKNEAQERLSKSFIMYSILLIGACCFVFIEFADEVIEMELKSFDTPFIQYIHGLRTPWFGEIMSAITSLGSVTGIMIGMSIALIFLLIARQWWEGLFLIVSVSGSSLLNYYLKWLFKRDRPTFNPLLEESGYSFPSGHSMVSFSFIGILAYLLTTMVRKKSVKVLILVLSMLLILLIGFSRIYLGVHYPSDVIAGFAAGCAWLVICIAALKYKLQR encoded by the coding sequence ATGAAAAACGAAGCACAAGAGCGCCTGTCCAAATCATTCATTATGTACTCCATCCTTCTCATCGGCGCATGCTGTTTTGTCTTTATCGAATTTGCCGATGAAGTCATAGAAATGGAACTTAAATCCTTTGATACTCCTTTCATTCAATACATACATGGCCTTCGGACTCCTTGGTTTGGCGAAATCATGTCCGCCATAACCTCCCTCGGATCTGTAACAGGCATTATGATCGGCATGTCCATTGCCCTGATCTTTCTTTTGATTGCCAGGCAATGGTGGGAAGGTCTGTTTCTGATCGTATCAGTATCCGGCTCGTCTCTTCTGAATTATTACTTGAAATGGCTGTTTAAAAGAGACCGCCCGACTTTTAACCCGCTTTTAGAGGAGAGCGGGTACAGTTTTCCAAGCGGCCATTCCATGGTTTCCTTTTCCTTTATCGGCATCTTAGCCTACCTGCTGACGACCATGGTCAGAAAAAAAAGCGTGAAAGTCCTGATTCTGGTCCTGTCGATGCTTCTCATTCTATTAATAGGCTTCAGCCGCATCTATTTGGGTGTTCATTATCCAAGCGATGTGATCGCAGGATTTGCAGCAGGCTGCGCCTGGCTTGTGATTTGTATCGCAGCATTAAAATACAAGCTTCAGCGATAA
- a CDS encoding GNAT family protein — translation MSLCRGAAALKETEEGFQIASETERLIIRPLQKEDYENWLNEFEARHPSLNRHDSGKIDMSECTREWFHQLVDKYQRLALSDTAHVFDIFRKSDGRNIGTVDFSTLARDDFQWGRIGYTMHNQHWKKGYGSEAVKEALSMAFHQLKFHRIEAHINLDNTASIKLAQSAGMAYECTRKGFIYENGEWTDHLIYVKTAD, via the coding sequence ATGAGTCTTTGCAGGGGGGCTGCAGCATTGAAAGAGACAGAGGAAGGATTTCAAATCGCTTCAGAAACAGAAAGATTAATCATAAGACCATTGCAAAAAGAAGATTATGAGAACTGGCTGAATGAATTTGAAGCACGTCATCCATCACTAAACCGGCACGACAGCGGGAAAATAGATATGAGTGAATGCACACGGGAGTGGTTTCATCAGCTTGTAGACAAGTATCAAAGGCTCGCACTTTCGGATACCGCTCATGTTTTTGATATTTTCAGGAAATCGGACGGCAGAAACATAGGCACGGTTGATTTTTCAACCTTGGCAAGAGATGATTTTCAGTGGGGACGGATCGGGTATACCATGCATAATCAGCATTGGAAAAAGGGATACGGCAGCGAAGCGGTTAAAGAAGCTCTTTCCATGGCTTTTCACCAGTTGAAATTCCACCGCATCGAAGCCCATATCAACCTCGATAATACGGCTTCAATCAAACTGGCCCAAAGTGCAGGCATGGCATACGAATGCACGCGAAAAGGTTTTATATACGAAAACGGTGAGTGGACGGATCATTTGATTTATGTCAAAACCGCAGACTGA
- a CDS encoding Glu/Leu/Phe/Val dehydrogenase — protein MGIIKDVQQADKEKESLNLFQSTQTIIKEALGKLGYSEEFYELLKEPVRMLTVRIPIQMDDGSVKVFTGYRSQHNDAVGPTKGGVRFHPEVNEDEVKALSIWMSLKCGIVNLPYGGGKGGIICDPREMSLKELERLSRGYVRAVSQIVGPTKDIPAPDVFTNSQIMAWMMDEYSRLREFDSPGFITGKPLVLGGSHGRETATARGVTICIEEAAKKKGISLAGARVVIQGFGNAGSFLAKFMHDAGAKVIGISDAYGALHDANGLDIDYLLDRRDSFGTVTTLFTDTITNKELLELDCDILVPAAISNQITAENASKIKASIVVEAANGPTTIEATKILTQRGVLLVPDVLASAGGVTVSYFEWVQNNQGYYWTEEEVAERLQRVMVDSFENTFQTALIHRVDMRLAAYMIGSRKMAEASRFRGWI, from the coding sequence ATGGGGATTATTAAGGACGTACAACAGGCAGATAAAGAAAAAGAAAGCTTGAATTTATTTCAGTCGACGCAGACAATCATCAAAGAGGCTTTGGGAAAATTAGGCTACTCAGAAGAATTTTATGAGCTGCTGAAGGAGCCTGTGAGAATGCTCACTGTCCGCATACCGATTCAGATGGACGACGGCTCGGTCAAAGTGTTTACAGGCTACCGTTCCCAGCACAACGATGCCGTCGGTCCGACAAAGGGCGGCGTGCGCTTTCATCCGGAAGTAAATGAAGATGAAGTAAAAGCCCTTTCCATCTGGATGAGCTTAAAATGCGGCATAGTCAACCTGCCGTACGGCGGCGGAAAAGGCGGCATTATCTGCGACCCGAGAGAAATGTCATTAAAGGAGCTTGAAAGACTGAGCCGCGGATATGTCCGTGCCGTCAGCCAGATTGTAGGTCCTACAAAAGATATCCCAGCCCCGGATGTGTTTACAAACTCCCAGATCATGGCGTGGATGATGGATGAATACAGCAGACTGCGCGAGTTTGATTCACCGGGTTTTATAACAGGCAAACCGCTTGTCCTTGGCGGTTCCCACGGAAGAGAAACGGCAACAGCAAGGGGAGTGACAATCTGCATCGAAGAAGCGGCAAAGAAAAAAGGCATCAGCCTTGCCGGTGCCCGCGTAGTCATTCAGGGCTTTGGCAACGCAGGCAGTTTCCTCGCCAAATTCATGCATGATGCAGGGGCAAAAGTCATCGGTATATCTGATGCCTACGGAGCGCTGCATGATGCAAACGGGCTTGATATTGACTACCTGCTTGACCGCCGCGACAGCTTTGGCACGGTCACAACTCTTTTTACAGATACGATCACAAACAAAGAGCTGCTTGAGCTCGACTGCGACATCCTTGTGCCGGCAGCTATCTCAAACCAGATCACGGCTGAAAACGCCAGTAAGATTAAAGCATCCATCGTCGTAGAAGCAGCAAACGGGCCGACGACGATTGAAGCTACAAAAATCCTCACACAGCGCGGAGTCCTGCTCGTTCCGGACGTCTTGGCAAGTGCAGGAGGGGTAACCGTTTCCTACTTCGAATGGGTGCAGAACAATCAGGGGTATTACTGGACCGAGGAAGAAGTCGCAGAACGTCTGCAGAGGGTCATGGTCGATTCGTTTGAAAACACGTTTCAGACTGCACTCATTCACAGAGTTGACATGAGACTTGCCGCCTACATGATCGGCAGCCGGAAAATGGCTGAAGCATCACGGTTCAGAGGGTGGATATAA
- a CDS encoding ornithine--oxo-acid transaminase, which translates to MTTLTKSQELIQQTSKFGANNYHPLPIVISEACGVWVKDPEGNEYMDMLSAYSAVNQGHRHPKIIKALKDQADKITLTSRAFHNDQLGPFYEMTAKLTGKEMVLPMNTGAEAVETAIKAARRWAYDVKGVEENRAEIIACIGNFHGRTMSAVSLSSEEEYKRGFGPMLPGIKLIPYGDLEALKAAITPNTAAFLIEPIQGEAGIVIPPDGFLKQASMLCQEQNVLFIADEIQSGLGRSGKTFACDWEDVAPDMYILGKALGGGVFPISCVAANKNILGVFNPGSHGSTFGGNPLACAVSVAALEVLEEEKLSERSLRLGAYFKEKLAEIQNPLIKEVRGRGLFIGVELTVPARPYCEKLKEEGLLCKETHETVIRFAPPLVISEDDLQWAIERITRVLSK; encoded by the coding sequence ATGACAACTTTGACAAAATCACAGGAACTGATCCAGCAGACATCCAAGTTTGGAGCAAACAATTACCATCCGCTGCCGATCGTTATTTCGGAAGCGTGTGGGGTATGGGTTAAGGATCCTGAAGGCAATGAGTACATGGATATGCTGAGTGCTTACTCTGCTGTGAATCAGGGTCACAGGCATCCAAAAATTATTAAAGCCCTGAAAGATCAGGCGGATAAAATCACCCTGACATCCCGTGCTTTTCACAACGACCAGCTTGGGCCTTTTTATGAAATGACGGCAAAGCTGACGGGAAAAGAGATGGTTCTGCCGATGAATACGGGAGCTGAAGCAGTAGAAACAGCAATCAAAGCTGCACGCAGATGGGCATATGACGTGAAAGGCGTGGAAGAAAACCGTGCTGAGATCATCGCATGCATCGGAAATTTTCACGGCCGTACAATGTCAGCCGTGTCCCTGTCATCAGAAGAAGAATACAAGCGCGGCTTTGGTCCAATGCTGCCCGGCATCAAATTGATTCCTTACGGAGATCTTGAGGCATTGAAAGCAGCGATTACGCCTAATACGGCAGCATTCTTGATTGAACCGATTCAGGGAGAAGCAGGGATTGTCATTCCGCCTGATGGATTCCTGAAGCAGGCATCCATGCTTTGTCAGGAACAAAACGTCCTGTTTATTGCCGATGAAATCCAGTCAGGTCTTGGCCGTTCGGGAAAAACATTTGCATGTGACTGGGAAGATGTTGCTCCTGATATGTACATTTTGGGCAAAGCACTTGGTGGCGGGGTATTCCCGATTTCATGTGTGGCCGCAAATAAGAACATACTCGGTGTTTTCAACCCGGGATCACACGGTTCCACGTTTGGAGGAAATCCGCTGGCATGTGCTGTTTCGGTGGCTGCTCTTGAGGTGCTGGAAGAGGAGAAGCTGTCAGAGCGTTCACTGAGACTGGGAGCTTATTTTAAAGAGAAGCTTGCAGAAATACAAAATCCTCTCATTAAGGAAGTCCGCGGTAGAGGTTTATTTATTGGGGTGGAACTGACTGTACCGGCGCGTCCGTATTGCGAAAAATTAAAAGAAGAAGGCCTGCTCTGCAAAGAGACGCATGAGACGGTTATTCGCTTTGCACCTCCGCTTGTGATTTCAGAAGATGATCTCCAGTGGGCAATTGAAAGAATTACAAGAGTACTATCTAAATAA
- a CDS encoding sigma 54-interacting transcriptional regulator, with protein MDKNKEYMQLFMEAIIDEIDVGLHVIDKNGTTILYNKKMSQLESMDSKDVMHKNLLDVFMFSKEGSTLVQALQNGTETKNSKQTYFNNKGKEITTVNNTFPIKNGHEIIGAVEIAKDMTKIESLMKNTMKGRSKTSYTFDSIIGEGSAIKDVIEGAKRATRTTSSVLIVGETGTGKELFAQSIHNGSSRSAAPFISQNCAALPDNLIESLLFGTKKGAFSGAVDHPGLFEQAEGGTLLLDEINSLNPNLQSKLLRALQERTIRRIGDTKDTPIDVRIIATINEDPIEAITKDRIRKDLYYRLSVVTVFVPPLRDRTEDIPLLIQRFIRKYNELFQMEVRRVDQEVMDMLITYDWPGNVRELQHMIEGAMNVMADEETIRFSHLPMHFRSRSFARTPASVPPLEVEVHREEETESIQLKEYLERTEASYIRSMLKKNRGNITKAASDAGLSRQSLQYRMKKLGIHA; from the coding sequence ATGGATAAAAACAAGGAATACATGCAGCTTTTCATGGAAGCCATCATCGATGAAATAGATGTCGGGCTCCATGTGATAGACAAAAACGGCACCACCATTCTCTACAACAAAAAAATGTCCCAGCTTGAATCTATGGACAGTAAAGACGTCATGCACAAAAACCTTCTTGATGTGTTTATGTTTTCAAAGGAAGGAAGCACGCTTGTGCAGGCGCTCCAAAACGGCACGGAAACAAAGAACAGCAAGCAGACTTATTTCAATAACAAAGGCAAGGAAATTACAACGGTCAATAACACCTTTCCAATAAAAAATGGCCATGAAATTATTGGCGCGGTCGAAATCGCCAAAGACATGACCAAGATCGAAAGTCTGATGAAGAACACGATGAAAGGAAGAAGCAAAACATCTTATACGTTTGACAGCATCATCGGGGAAGGTTCTGCTATAAAAGATGTGATTGAGGGGGCAAAACGGGCGACACGGACAACCTCCTCTGTTCTGATTGTCGGCGAAACCGGCACAGGGAAAGAGCTGTTCGCTCAAAGCATACATAACGGAAGCAGCCGTTCTGCCGCCCCGTTTATTTCCCAGAACTGCGCCGCTCTTCCGGACAATTTGATCGAAAGCCTGCTGTTCGGCACAAAAAAAGGCGCTTTTTCGGGTGCAGTTGATCATCCGGGTTTGTTTGAACAGGCAGAAGGCGGCACGCTGCTGCTTGATGAAATCAACTCATTGAATCCAAACCTACAGTCCAAGCTGCTTCGGGCTTTGCAGGAGAGAACGATTAGAAGAATCGGGGATACGAAAGACACGCCGATTGATGTGAGGATCATCGCAACAATCAACGAAGATCCTATTGAAGCCATCACAAAAGATCGGATCCGTAAGGACCTTTATTACCGATTAAGCGTTGTCACTGTTTTTGTTCCGCCTCTGAGAGACAGAACAGAAGATATTCCTCTGCTGATCCAGCGCTTTATCAGGAAATATAATGAGCTGTTCCAAATGGAGGTTAGGCGCGTTGATCAGGAGGTCATGGACATGCTGATCACGTATGACTGGCCCGGCAATGTAAGAGAGCTGCAGCACATGATTGAAGGCGCAATGAATGTGATGGCAGATGAAGAGACAATCCGCTTCAGCCACCTTCCCATGCACTTTCGCTCCAGATCATTTGCGAGGACACCTGCCTCTGTGCCGCCCCTTGAGGTTGAGGTACACCGAGAGGAAGAGACAGAATCCATACAGCTGAAAGAGTATTTGGAGCGGACAGAAGCAAGCTATATCCGTTCTATGCTGAAAAAAAACCGCGGCAACATCACAAAAGCCGCATCAGATGCCGGGCTGAGCCGCCAGAGCCTGCAGTACAGGATGAAGAAGCTTGGTATACACGCATAA
- the blaI gene encoding penicillinase repressor BlaI, which produces MEKNIPSISESEWEIMNVLWEKAPQTASDIISSLQENTDWKPKTIRTLLDRLVQKDVVGVNKNLRIYTFYPLYTQEECQRAETESFINRIYGGTLKSMLVQFIQEDTLSDDDINELRFILNKKPEKE; this is translated from the coding sequence ATGGAGAAAAACATACCTAGTATTTCAGAATCAGAATGGGAAATCATGAACGTGCTTTGGGAAAAAGCCCCTCAAACAGCGAGTGACATCATATCCTCCTTACAGGAGAATACCGACTGGAAGCCGAAAACGATACGCACTCTTCTCGATCGACTGGTCCAAAAAGATGTAGTGGGCGTCAATAAAAATTTAAGAATCTACACCTTTTACCCGCTTTATACACAGGAAGAGTGCCAGCGTGCCGAAACTGAATCATTTATCAACCGCATCTATGGAGGCACCCTGAAATCCATGCTTGTCCAATTCATTCAGGAAGATACACTATCTGATGATGATATTAATGAACTTCGCTTTATTCTAAATAAGAAACCTGAAAAGGAATAG
- a CDS encoding BlaR1 family beta-lactam sensor/signal transducer, whose protein sequence is MSLTLFIIGLLVSSFSVMVILLIRIWFRRQLPAKWTYHLWMFLLLSLVLPFIPADLYNFSSLFSSGDTYQTKAPSSDTEKNGTMQSLNLIQDFSESVNRPDLSLLTMSVAGLWVSGVLIVAFTMVRGLIELSRIKKDSSAFADHEVLVLFEECKKRLQIKKSIKIVRSKRVQSPMIFGLFQTFIVLPSQHEHWLSLKNYEYIFLHELSHYKNKDLLTNYVILFYQIIYWFNPLIWLAFRKMRFDREIACDASVLQLLDDHSFSDYGHTIINFLALSKRSSKLQLVTQLNGSKVQIKKRIEHISAYKHSAGKPIRKSIFIYVLASIILTFQLPFVSAFATENDRYYFNNDGAMYEDLHQFFQGYEGSFVLYDENAKQYRIYNEEKSTLRVSPDSTYKIYSALFALESNVISPEESTLVWDGTKQPYDAWNEDQDVSSALQKSVSWYFQEADRRTGFEIIQSNLKEINYGNSDVSGGLNEFWLESSLKISPVEQVQLLQSFYHNQFGYEQMHIQTVKDALLIEKNEDARLSGKTGTGTVNGKNINGWFIGYVETKNNTYFFAANIQNNVDSSGSKASEITLSILRDLGIYKGNGGVKYGEKHT, encoded by the coding sequence ATGTCTTTAACTTTGTTTATAATAGGTCTGCTGGTGTCTTCATTTTCCGTCATGGTTATTCTGCTTATCCGGATATGGTTCCGAAGACAATTACCAGCAAAATGGACCTATCATTTGTGGATGTTTCTTTTATTGTCTTTAGTACTTCCATTCATACCGGCAGATTTGTATAATTTTAGTTCTCTCTTTAGCAGTGGGGATACATATCAGACTAAGGCACCCAGCTCTGATACAGAAAAAAATGGAACGATGCAGAGTCTGAACCTTATTCAAGATTTTTCTGAATCTGTCAACCGGCCGGACCTGTCTTTGCTTACTATGAGTGTGGCGGGTTTATGGGTTTCGGGGGTGCTTATAGTTGCCTTTACGATGGTTCGCGGATTGATCGAACTTAGCAGGATAAAGAAGGATTCTTCTGCGTTTGCCGATCACGAAGTTCTCGTGCTTTTCGAAGAATGCAAGAAACGACTGCAGATTAAAAAATCAATAAAGATTGTTCGTTCGAAAAGAGTCCAATCGCCAATGATATTCGGACTATTTCAGACATTTATTGTCTTACCTTCTCAGCATGAACACTGGCTAAGCTTGAAAAATTACGAGTATATCTTTCTTCATGAACTGAGTCACTATAAAAACAAGGATTTGCTGACAAATTACGTGATATTGTTCTATCAAATTATTTATTGGTTTAATCCCCTTATCTGGCTTGCTTTTAGAAAAATGAGATTCGATCGGGAAATTGCATGTGATGCATCTGTTTTACAGTTGCTGGATGATCATTCTTTTAGTGATTATGGACATACAATCATTAATTTTCTGGCTCTTTCAAAGCGGTCAAGCAAGCTGCAGTTAGTGACGCAATTAAACGGTTCGAAGGTTCAAATCAAAAAACGAATTGAACACATTTCTGCCTATAAGCATTCCGCAGGAAAACCAATAAGAAAAAGCATCTTTATTTATGTGTTGGCCAGCATCATTCTGACATTCCAGTTACCTTTCGTTTCTGCATTTGCGACGGAAAACGACCGATACTATTTTAATAATGACGGAGCAATGTATGAGGATTTACATCAATTCTTTCAAGGGTATGAAGGAAGCTTTGTTTTATATGATGAGAATGCAAAGCAATATCGCATTTATAACGAAGAGAAAAGTACGTTGCGGGTATCACCTGATTCCACATACAAGATCTACAGTGCCTTATTCGCACTAGAATCAAATGTGATTTCACCTGAAGAATCCACTCTTGTATGGGACGGGACAAAGCAGCCCTATGACGCTTGGAATGAGGATCAGGATGTCTCATCTGCTCTGCAAAAATCTGTAAGCTGGTATTTCCAAGAAGCAGATCGCAGAACAGGATTTGAAATCATACAATCCAATCTGAAAGAAATAAATTATGGAAACTCAGATGTATCTGGGGGATTAAATGAATTTTGGCTCGAATCCTCATTGAAAATTTCTCCAGTCGAACAAGTCCAACTTCTGCAATCCTTTTATCACAACCAATTTGGATATGAGCAAATGCATATCCAAACTGTTAAAGATGCACTGCTCATAGAAAAGAATGAAGATGCACGCCTATCGGGAAAAACAGGTACAGGAACAGTGAATGGAAAAAACATCAATGGCTGGTTTATCGGTTATGTAGAGACGAAGAACAATACTTATTTCTTTGCTGCCAATATACAAAACAATGTTGATTCATCAGGAAGCAAGGCGTCAGAAATTACATTATCAATCTTACGGGATTTAGGAATCTATAAAGGAAATGGAGGGGTGAAATATGGAGAAAAACATACCTAG
- the bla gene encoding class A beta-lactamase: MKSLSNIYRTSSFKKIVPVLFLSCATLIGCSNNNVHTDITKPKEQENATNHDFAELEEKFDAKLGVFALDTGTNRTVTYHPDERFAYASTHKALAVGALLQQKSIEDLNQRITYTREDLVNYNPITEKYIDTGMTLKELADASLRYSDNTAGNLILEQLGGPAGFKKALEDIGDNTTSPERMEPDLNEVNPGETHDTSTPRALAASLQAFILGDALPTEKRELLIDWMKRNTTGDALIRAGVPEGWAVADKTGSGSYGTRNDIAIIWPPKGDPIVLAVLSSRDKKDADYNDKLVAEATEIVMNDLKVNK; this comes from the coding sequence ATGAAATCATTAAGCAATATTTATCGTACTTCATCTTTCAAAAAAATAGTGCCTGTTCTATTCCTTTCATGTGCAACGCTTATAGGTTGTTCAAACAATAATGTGCATACCGATATAACTAAACCCAAGGAACAAGAAAATGCCACTAATCATGATTTTGCTGAGCTTGAAGAAAAATTTGATGCCAAACTTGGTGTCTTTGCCCTGGATACTGGTACAAACCGGACAGTAACCTATCATCCAGATGAGCGTTTTGCTTATGCATCCACTCATAAGGCTCTGGCTGTAGGAGCCCTTTTACAACAGAAATCAATAGAAGACCTTAATCAAAGAATTACTTATACACGCGAGGATCTTGTTAATTATAATCCGATTACAGAAAAGTATATTGATACGGGGATGACTCTTAAGGAGCTTGCTGATGCTTCTCTTCGATACAGTGACAATACTGCCGGGAACCTTATACTCGAACAATTGGGCGGACCGGCCGGATTTAAGAAAGCACTGGAGGATATTGGAGATAACACGACAAGCCCTGAGCGTATGGAGCCAGATTTAAATGAAGTTAATCCTGGTGAAACCCATGATACGAGTACACCAAGAGCACTTGCTGCCAGTCTTCAGGCTTTTATATTGGGAGATGCACTTCCAACTGAGAAACGTGAACTTTTAATAGATTGGATGAAGAGAAACACTACTGGGGATGCGTTAATTCGTGCTGGAGTGCCGGAAGGATGGGCAGTGGCTGATAAAACTGGATCAGGATCATACGGAACGCGCAACGACATTGCGATCATTTGGCCACCAAAAGGAGATCCTATTGTGCTTGCTGTACTTTCAAGCCGTGATAAAAAAGATGCTGACTATAACGACAAGCTTGTTGCTGAGGCAACAGAAATAGTAATGAATGACCTTAAAGTCAATAAATAG
- a CDS encoding PTS sugar transporter subunit IIC: MDLVKGTVLLLVVLGLFSLFSYKAPKGMKAMGALANAAVAAFLVEAFQRFVGGDLLKIEFLGEVGDAAGSMGGVAAAALVALALGVSPVYALMLGVSCAGLGLLPGFFAGYVVAFLVKWIEKKTPAGLDLLVTIIVAAPLVRFIGNGLTPVVDATLLNIGGIITETANSNPVLMGIILGGVITVVATAPLSSMALTAMLGLTGLPMAIGALAVFGSSFMNYVLFSRLKFGDRRTTIAVAIEPLTQADIITANPVPVYVTNFFGGAAAGVVVSLFGLVNDATGTATPIAGLAVMYGFNDPMTVTIAAALCALAGGITGLIGSIVFKNFKIKTVSEIRKSSIKEAA; the protein is encoded by the coding sequence ATGGATTTAGTAAAAGGAACAGTGCTCTTATTAGTCGTACTTGGTTTATTTTCATTATTCAGCTATAAAGCTCCAAAGGGCATGAAAGCGATGGGGGCTCTGGCAAACGCTGCTGTGGCGGCCTTTTTGGTTGAAGCCTTTCAGCGATTTGTAGGGGGAGATCTCCTGAAAATTGAATTTCTCGGAGAAGTGGGAGATGCCGCAGGCAGTATGGGAGGAGTTGCAGCTGCAGCTCTTGTAGCACTTGCGCTCGGGGTATCGCCGGTTTATGCCCTGATGCTTGGTGTATCCTGTGCGGGACTCGGTTTGCTGCCGGGATTTTTTGCGGGCTACGTTGTGGCGTTTCTGGTGAAATGGATTGAGAAAAAAACGCCTGCAGGATTGGATTTGCTCGTTACAATCATTGTGGCGGCGCCGCTTGTCCGCTTCATCGGAAACGGTCTGACTCCTGTAGTTGATGCGACGCTTCTGAACATTGGCGGCATTATTACCGAAACGGCCAACAGCAATCCGGTTCTGATGGGAATTATCCTTGGCGGAGTCATTACAGTGGTTGCCACTGCGCCGCTAAGCTCAATGGCTCTTACTGCCATGCTTGGATTAACAGGTCTGCCGATGGCAATCGGTGCACTTGCAGTCTTCGGGTCATCCTTTATGAACTATGTCCTTTTCAGCCGCCTGAAATTCGGCGACAGACGGACAACGATTGCCGTTGCCATAGAGCCTCTTACACAGGCGGACATTATTACCGCGAATCCTGTGCCTGTTTACGTCACGAACTTCTTCGGCGGGGCCGCTGCAGGGGTTGTTGTTTCACTTTTCGGTCTTGTCAATGATGCGACTGGAACAGCCACACCGATTGCAGGCCTTGCTGTTATGTACGGCTTCAATGATCCTATGACCGTTACAATCGCAGCTGCACTATGCGCCTTAGCCGGCGGAATTACAGGGCTCATCGGCTCTATCGTGTTTAAAAATTTCAAAATCAAAACTGTTTCAGAGATTAGAAAAAGCAGCATAAAAGAGGCTGCATAA